In one Steroidobacteraceae bacterium genomic region, the following are encoded:
- the infB gene encoding translation initiation factor IF-2, with product MAEVTVAQFAEVLKVPVDRLLAQLDQAGIKVAGPDAQITEDAKLELLTHLRRSHGLAPETGSAAAPARITLKRRTQSELKLASTQGRARTVNVEVRRKRTYVKRDLLEKQAAEQQEEIEKQRKAQEDAERAERERQEAERLERERIDEENRRRIEEEAATRRAQEEARRAAEQAPVEPPPAPVVETPPPARTRGSEQPRGPERGRKSAAAGDSRTKYGREQLHVAGDVSSRYKKKKRQRDRSVVSVEAKHGFEMPTAPVIREVAVPETITVAELAQKMAVKATEVIKAMMQMGVMATINQAIDQDTAILVVEEMGHTAKALKADELEEDLQGEEISVEDWEPRPPVVTVMGHVDHGKTSLLDYIRRAKVAAGEAGGITQHIGAYHVETPRGVVTFIDTPGHAAFTAMRARGAQATDIVVLVVAADDGVMPQTIEAIQHAKAAGVPLVVAVNKIDKPDADFDRVRTDLSKYEVISEEWGGDTIFVRVSAKTGEGIEQLLESLLLQAEVLELKAPRTGLASGSVIESSIEKGRGAVATVLVKKGTLKLGDPIVAGQEFGRVRAMFNEVGDSVEQALPSMPVAVLGLSGAPSAGEELLVVASERKAREVAMHRQAKQRDVKLAKQTTSVEDVFSQLGDGKPGVVNIVIKADVQGSSEALSEAMTKLAHDEVHAKVIASGVGGITASDVQLAAASKALLIGFNVRADAAARDALKDTGVEVRYFSVIYEAIDDVKQRMTGMLAPEVKEQIVGVAEVREVFRSSSFGVVAGCLVREGTVRRNNPIRVLRDNVVIFEGALESLRRFKDDVNEVRAGTECGIGVKNYQDVRVGDQIECFARVEVARALA from the coding sequence ATGGCAGAAGTAACGGTTGCACAATTTGCGGAAGTTCTCAAAGTGCCGGTTGACCGGCTGCTTGCGCAACTCGATCAGGCTGGAATCAAGGTGGCCGGACCGGACGCTCAGATCACCGAGGACGCCAAGCTCGAGCTGCTTACGCACCTGCGGCGCAGCCACGGTCTGGCGCCGGAAACGGGCTCAGCCGCTGCGCCGGCACGTATCACGCTCAAGCGACGCACTCAGAGCGAATTGAAGCTTGCGAGCACCCAGGGTCGTGCGCGCACCGTCAACGTCGAAGTGCGGCGCAAGCGCACCTACGTCAAGCGCGACCTGTTGGAGAAGCAGGCTGCCGAACAGCAGGAAGAGATCGAAAAGCAGCGCAAGGCGCAGGAAGATGCGGAGCGCGCTGAACGCGAACGACAGGAGGCCGAACGTCTCGAGCGCGAGCGGATCGATGAAGAAAACCGCCGGCGCATCGAGGAAGAGGCCGCGACCCGTCGGGCGCAGGAGGAAGCGAGACGCGCAGCTGAACAGGCGCCGGTCGAGCCGCCGCCGGCACCGGTGGTCGAGACGCCGCCGCCGGCACGCACCCGTGGCTCCGAACAGCCGCGCGGTCCCGAGCGCGGCCGCAAATCCGCTGCGGCCGGTGATAGCCGCACCAAATACGGCCGCGAACAGCTGCATGTCGCGGGCGATGTCAGTTCCCGCTACAAGAAGAAGAAACGCCAGCGTGATCGTTCGGTCGTTTCCGTCGAGGCCAAGCACGGTTTCGAGATGCCGACCGCTCCGGTCATTCGCGAGGTGGCGGTGCCCGAGACGATCACGGTTGCCGAGCTTGCGCAAAAGATGGCAGTAAAGGCGACGGAAGTCATAAAGGCCATGATGCAAATGGGAGTCATGGCGACGATCAATCAGGCCATCGATCAGGATACCGCGATTCTCGTGGTCGAGGAGATGGGCCACACGGCCAAGGCGCTGAAGGCCGATGAGCTCGAAGAAGATCTCCAGGGCGAGGAAATCAGCGTAGAGGACTGGGAGCCACGTCCTCCGGTGGTCACCGTCATGGGACATGTCGACCATGGCAAGACCTCTTTGCTCGACTATATTCGTCGCGCCAAGGTGGCGGCAGGCGAGGCAGGCGGTATTACCCAGCACATTGGTGCCTACCACGTGGAAACTCCGCGCGGAGTCGTTACCTTCATCGATACGCCGGGTCATGCGGCATTTACCGCAATGCGCGCCCGCGGCGCACAAGCGACGGATATCGTAGTGCTGGTGGTCGCAGCGGATGACGGCGTCATGCCGCAGACCATCGAAGCCATTCAACATGCCAAGGCAGCGGGTGTCCCACTGGTGGTTGCGGTCAACAAGATTGACAAGCCGGATGCTGACTTCGACCGCGTACGCACGGACCTGTCCAAGTACGAGGTCATATCCGAGGAATGGGGTGGTGACACGATATTCGTTCGCGTGTCCGCCAAGACCGGTGAGGGCATAGAGCAGCTGCTGGAATCGCTTCTGCTGCAGGCCGAGGTTCTCGAGTTGAAGGCGCCGCGGACAGGCCTTGCGAGTGGCAGCGTCATCGAGTCCAGCATAGAAAAAGGACGTGGCGCAGTCGCAACGGTCCTGGTGAAGAAAGGCACACTCAAACTCGGCGACCCGATCGTTGCCGGGCAGGAATTCGGTCGGGTCCGCGCCATGTTCAATGAAGTAGGCGACTCGGTAGAGCAGGCGCTGCCATCGATGCCCGTCGCGGTACTTGGCTTGTCGGGTGCGCCGAGCGCTGGCGAGGAACTGCTGGTGGTTGCAAGTGAGCGCAAAGCGCGCGAAGTTGCAATGCACAGGCAGGCGAAGCAGCGCGATGTCAAGCTCGCCAAGCAGACGACCAGTGTCGAGGACGTGTTCTCGCAATTGGGCGATGGCAAGCCCGGCGTCGTCAACATCGTCATCAAGGCGGATGTGCAGGGTAGCTCCGAGGCGCTGTCCGAGGCGATGACCAAACTTGCGCACGACGAGGTACATGCCAAAGTCATCGCGAGTGGCGTGGGTGGCATTACGGCGTCGGACGTGCAGTTGGCGGCTGCATCCAAGGCATTGCTTATCGGTTTCAATGTTCGCGCGGATGCCGCAGCGCGCGATGCACTGAAGGATACCGGAGTCGAAGTCCGCTACTTCAGCGTAATCTACGAAGCGATCGACGACGTCAAACAACGCATGACGGGAATGCTTGCGCCTGAAGTGAAGGAGCAGATCGTCGGCGTCGCCGAGGTTCGCGAAGTGTTCCGGTCAAGCAGTTTTGGCGTGGTCGCCGGTTGTCTGGTGCGCGAAGGGACCGTGCGCCGCAACAACCCGATTCGCGTACTACGGGACAACGTTGTCATATTCGAAGGCGCACTAGAGTCCTTGCGACGCTTCAAGGACGATGTAAACGAGGTTCGAGCTGGTACGGAATGCGGAATCGGCGTGAAGAACTACCAGGACGTTCGCGTTGGAGACCAGATCGAGTGCTTCGCACGCGTCGAGGTCGCCCGCGCTCTCGCCTGA
- the rbfA gene encoding 30S ribosome-binding factor RbfA: protein MSFGQQGTRRERLAEGIKRALAEKLGRGLSDPRIKQVTLTAVDMAPDLKSARVYFVPFGGHEDAAQVAAGLNSAAGHLRGELGREMRIKHAPRLHFVVDETIDRADRLTRLIAAATAADQHGG from the coding sequence ATGAGCTTTGGACAACAAGGCACGCGCCGCGAGCGCCTGGCGGAGGGTATCAAGCGAGCCCTCGCCGAAAAGCTGGGGCGGGGTCTGAGTGACCCGCGTATCAAGCAGGTGACTCTAACCGCTGTCGATATGGCGCCGGATCTCAAGTCGGCGCGTGTCTACTTCGTGCCATTCGGTGGCCACGAAGACGCGGCGCAGGTGGCGGCGGGCCTGAACAGCGCGGCGGGTCATCTGCGCGGCGAATTGGGCCGCGAAATGCGTATCAAGCACGCGCCGCGTCTGCACTTCGTGGTCGACGAGACTATCGATCGCGCTGACCGGCTTACGCGGCTCATCGCCGCCGCGACAGCGGCTGACCAACACGGTGGTTGA
- the truB gene encoding tRNA pseudouridine(55) synthase TruB: MSSAAAVGRVRHLLGRPKVGHAGTLDPLATGMLPLCVGEATKLVSYLMQGRKGYEFCISLGSRTSTGDNEGEVVATAPVPALDMDRVISALRSFEGAGTQIPPMYSALKHEGQRLYKLAREGQVIERKSRPIVIDALQLRELGASHLRLHVLCSKGTYVRVLAEDIASALGTVGHCSSLRRSYVEPFAESDMIKINELEDRIARGEDPGLLAPDAALGHLPAALLAAEAARRIMQGQPIACPADLTSNCDPSLERVVRLYGADGGFIGLGSGPDAGGRLRPLRLIASAAGDPKGSFISRT, from the coding sequence ATGTCCTCGGCGGCCGCAGTGGGCCGTGTCCGACATTTGCTTGGCAGGCCCAAGGTGGGTCACGCAGGCACATTGGATCCGCTGGCCACCGGCATGTTGCCATTGTGTGTGGGCGAGGCAACCAAGCTCGTTTCCTACCTGATGCAGGGCCGCAAGGGTTACGAGTTCTGTATTTCGCTGGGCTCACGGACCAGTACAGGGGACAACGAAGGCGAAGTCGTGGCGACTGCGCCGGTGCCGGCGCTCGACATGGATCGCGTGATTTCGGCGCTTCGGTCGTTCGAAGGCGCCGGCACACAAATCCCGCCGATGTATTCAGCGTTGAAGCACGAGGGGCAACGCCTTTACAAACTGGCCCGCGAAGGGCAGGTAATCGAGCGCAAGTCGCGGCCCATCGTCATCGATGCGCTTCAGTTGCGCGAGCTTGGGGCCTCGCATCTGCGCCTGCATGTACTATGCAGCAAAGGGACCTACGTCCGGGTACTCGCCGAAGACATCGCGAGTGCCCTGGGCACGGTGGGGCACTGCAGCTCGCTGCGGCGCAGCTACGTCGAGCCTTTTGCCGAGTCAGACATGATCAAAATCAATGAACTCGAGGATCGCATCGCGCGTGGTGAAGACCCGGGCCTGCTCGCGCCGGACGCGGCGCTCGGGCATCTTCCGGCCGCACTCCTGGCGGCAGAGGCCGCGCGCCGGATCATGCAGGGCCAGCCGATTGCCTGCCCGGCCGATCTCACGAGTAACTGCGATCCCTCGCTGGAGCGGGTCGTGCGGCTGTACGGGGCCGATGGCGGGTTTATAGGGCTTGGCAGCGGGCCCGACGCCGGCGGGCGGTTGCGGCCGCTGCGCCTGATTGCGAGTGCCGCAGGGGACCCAAAAGGCTCTTTTATTTCGCGGACTTAG
- the rpsO gene encoding 30S ribosomal protein S15, with product MPLSSEKKSGIVEQFRRGPKDTGSAEVQIALLSERINGLGEHFAAHKRDHSSRRGLVKLVNQRRKLLDYLKSTEPQRYQDIVTQLGLRR from the coding sequence ATGCCTCTATCAAGCGAAAAGAAAAGCGGGATCGTCGAACAGTTCCGCCGTGGCCCGAAAGACACAGGCTCCGCTGAAGTGCAAATCGCGTTGTTGTCCGAACGGATCAACGGCCTTGGCGAGCACTTTGCCGCGCACAAGCGCGATCACTCCTCCCGCCGCGGCCTCGTCAAGCTGGTTAACCAACGCCGCAAGCTCCTCGACTATTTGAAGAGCACTGAACCACAGCGATATCAGGACATAGTGACGCAGCTTGGGCTGCGCCGCTAA
- the pnp gene encoding polyribonucleotide nucleotidyltransferase, whose translation MSTIKKRFDYGSVPVTIETGEMARQANASVLVSMGDTQVLVTACVAKKAVPGRDFFPLTVNYVEKTYAAGKIPGGFFKREGRPSEKETLTSRLIDRPIRPLFPDGFFNDVQVVATVLSLDPDLDADIPAMLGASASLALSGVPFNGPIGAARVGYSDGKYLLNPTAKELAASQLHLVVAGTQHAVLMVESEAKTLPEDVMLGAVVFGHEQMQAAIKIINELVAEAGKARWDFKPASAEESLVTAVRAKAESALADAYRITEKQERYARVGEVKAATVAALCEGEDAKWASDQVDDQLFTLESQIVRQRILRGEPRIDGRDTRTVRPISIRTGVLPRTHGSALFTRGETQAMVVTTLGTARDAQIIDALEGERREPFMLHYNFPPFSVGETGMMGSPKRREIGHGNLARRGINAVMPDMATFPYVIRVVSEILESNGSSSMASVCGTSLSLMDAGVPIKAPVAGVAMGLVLEGSKYQVLTDILGDEDHLGDMDFKVAGTDSGVTALQMDIKVEGITPEIMKVALAQAREARLHILGEMNKVLSKSRETMSEFAPSIITIKIDPEKIRDVIGKGGAVIRQITEETGTTIDIENDGTVKIASVIGAAGKEAQRRIELITADVEVGRIYEGKVARLMDFGAFVTILPGRDGLVHISQISEERVERVSDKLREGDTVRVKVLEIDRQGRIRLSMRNVDAAA comes from the coding sequence GTGAGCACGATCAAGAAGCGTTTCGATTACGGATCAGTCCCTGTCACCATTGAGACTGGCGAAATGGCCCGGCAGGCAAATGCATCGGTACTGGTATCGATGGGCGATACCCAGGTATTGGTGACGGCCTGCGTTGCAAAGAAGGCCGTCCCCGGCAGGGATTTCTTCCCGCTGACCGTCAACTATGTCGAGAAGACCTACGCGGCGGGCAAGATACCTGGTGGCTTTTTCAAGCGTGAGGGCCGACCCAGCGAGAAAGAGACCCTGACCTCCCGATTGATCGATCGGCCAATCCGACCGCTGTTCCCGGACGGTTTCTTCAATGACGTGCAGGTTGTCGCAACGGTCCTCTCGCTCGATCCGGATCTCGATGCGGATATTCCCGCAATGCTCGGTGCTTCCGCCTCGCTGGCGTTGTCCGGTGTGCCGTTCAACGGCCCGATCGGCGCCGCGCGAGTCGGGTACAGCGATGGCAAATACCTGTTGAATCCGACGGCCAAGGAGCTTGCGGCCTCGCAACTGCACCTGGTCGTCGCGGGCACCCAGCATGCGGTGCTGATGGTCGAGTCCGAGGCCAAGACGTTGCCGGAAGACGTCATGCTGGGTGCGGTCGTTTTCGGGCACGAACAGATGCAGGCGGCCATCAAGATCATCAACGAGCTGGTCGCGGAAGCTGGCAAGGCCCGCTGGGATTTCAAGCCCGCCAGCGCCGAGGAGTCCCTCGTTACGGCGGTTCGAGCCAAAGCGGAATCGGCGCTGGCCGATGCCTACCGCATCACCGAAAAGCAGGAGCGCTATGCGCGTGTTGGTGAGGTCAAGGCCGCGACGGTTGCAGCCCTTTGTGAAGGTGAAGATGCCAAATGGGCGTCCGATCAGGTTGACGACCAGTTGTTCACCCTCGAGAGCCAGATCGTCCGCCAGCGCATTCTGCGAGGTGAACCACGCATCGACGGTCGCGATACTCGCACTGTACGCCCGATCAGCATTCGCACGGGCGTGCTCCCTCGCACCCATGGTTCGGCGTTGTTCACCCGCGGGGAAACCCAGGCGATGGTGGTCACCACCTTGGGTACCGCCCGCGATGCTCAAATAATCGATGCCCTCGAGGGAGAGCGGCGCGAACCATTCATGCTGCACTACAATTTCCCGCCATTTTCGGTCGGTGAAACCGGCATGATGGGTTCGCCCAAGCGCCGCGAAATTGGTCACGGCAATCTGGCGCGGCGAGGCATCAACGCCGTAATGCCTGACATGGCTACATTTCCATACGTGATTCGAGTCGTTTCGGAAATCCTGGAATCGAACGGTTCGTCATCGATGGCCAGTGTCTGCGGTACGAGCCTGTCGCTGATGGACGCCGGAGTGCCCATCAAAGCGCCGGTTGCAGGCGTCGCCATGGGCCTCGTCCTTGAAGGGAGCAAGTATCAGGTCCTCACGGACATTCTCGGCGATGAAGATCACCTGGGTGACATGGATTTCAAGGTGGCAGGAACGGACAGCGGCGTCACTGCATTGCAGATGGACATCAAGGTCGAAGGTATCACGCCTGAGATCATGAAAGTCGCGCTGGCTCAGGCGCGTGAGGCGCGGCTGCACATATTGGGTGAGATGAACAAGGTCCTGTCGAAGTCGCGCGAAACCATGTCCGAGTTTGCGCCTTCGATCATCACCATCAAGATCGATCCGGAGAAGATCCGCGACGTGATCGGCAAAGGTGGCGCAGTGATTCGTCAGATCACCGAAGAGACCGGCACCACCATAGATATAGAAAACGACGGTACGGTCAAGATAGCCTCGGTCATTGGAGCCGCCGGAAAAGAAGCGCAGCGGCGCATCGAACTGATCACCGCCGATGTCGAAGTTGGCCGCATTTACGAAGGCAAGGTCGCGCGCCTCATGGATTTCGGCGCCTTCGTGACCATACTTCCGGGTCGGGATGGTCTGGTGCATATCTCGCAAATTTCCGAGGAACGCGTCGAGCGCGTGAGCGACAAGTTGCGCGAAGGCGATACGGTGCGTGTCAAGGTTCTGGAGATCGACCGCCAGGGCCGCATTCGCCTCTCAATGCGAAACGTCGACGCCGCAGCCTGA
- the malQ gene encoding 4-alpha-glucanotransferase, producing MRDDLTAAGAGSLLASRKAGVCLHISSLPGAGPIGNIGQDARRWIDFLAATGVRYWQFLPISPTGYGDSPYQPLSVFAGNPLFIDWPGLQQYGLLRSSRFDHEAPCAATHYPEAQRRCESLSRQVACEFFDRAGGELQQEFEAFRLRNRDWLHGYVQFRHLKLLHGERAWDEWAPEYRNREIAPLHRFVNHYRADLERIELEQFIFAWQWRQLREHAKRRQVALIGDAPIYLALDSADAWLHRELLQLDGDGRPTAVAGVPPDYFSSSGQLWGNPLYDWPYHSASGFDWWCARIAALARQVDYLRMDHFRGFVGYWSVPAGAETAREGCWREGPGDALFRALSARVGRLPLIAEDLGVITEDVRQLRERLGLPGMAVLQFLLADPEWDAARQGTDTICYTGTHDNDTSVGWYEDLSRAGREAAQRVSNRLARFGDSMHEPHWCILRCALDSPSCLAVAPMQDFLGLGSAARLNYPGRADGNWQWRLMEAQLTDRLGRRIAEELRQRGRA from the coding sequence GTGCGCGACGATTTGACGGCTGCCGGCGCCGGAAGCTTGTTGGCGAGCCGCAAGGCAGGCGTGTGCCTGCATATTTCCTCGTTGCCGGGAGCCGGACCGATCGGCAATATCGGTCAGGACGCCCGCCGCTGGATCGATTTCCTCGCGGCGACCGGAGTGCGCTATTGGCAATTCCTGCCGATCAGTCCTACCGGATACGGCGATTCGCCTTACCAGCCGCTGTCGGTATTCGCCGGTAACCCGCTGTTCATCGACTGGCCAGGTCTGCAGCAGTACGGCCTGCTTCGATCGAGCCGATTCGACCACGAGGCCCCGTGTGCCGCGACGCACTACCCGGAAGCGCAGCGCCGTTGTGAGAGCCTGTCGCGACAAGTCGCCTGCGAGTTTTTCGACCGTGCCGGTGGTGAATTGCAGCAGGAATTCGAGGCGTTTCGCCTGCGCAACCGGGACTGGTTGCATGGCTACGTGCAATTTCGCCATTTGAAGTTGTTGCATGGTGAGCGTGCATGGGACGAATGGGCCCCGGAGTATCGCAATCGCGAAATTGCTCCGTTGCACCGATTCGTCAATCATTATCGCGCCGATCTCGAGCGTATCGAGCTCGAACAGTTCATATTTGCCTGGCAGTGGCGGCAACTGCGCGAACACGCGAAACGCCGTCAGGTGGCGCTGATCGGCGATGCGCCGATCTATCTAGCGCTGGATAGCGCTGACGCCTGGTTGCACCGCGAGTTACTGCAGTTGGACGGCGACGGAAGGCCGACGGCCGTTGCGGGAGTGCCACCCGATTACTTCAGCAGCAGCGGGCAGCTCTGGGGCAACCCGCTTTATGACTGGCCCTATCATTCGGCGAGTGGCTTTGACTGGTGGTGTGCGCGCATCGCGGCGTTGGCCCGGCAGGTTGACTATCTCAGGATGGATCACTTCCGTGGTTTTGTCGGCTATTGGTCGGTACCTGCCGGCGCCGAAACCGCGCGCGAGGGGTGTTGGCGCGAAGGACCGGGTGATGCGTTATTTCGGGCGTTGTCTGCACGTGTCGGCCGCCTGCCGTTGATCGCGGAAGACCTCGGTGTCATTACTGAAGACGTACGTCAGTTGCGCGAGCGGCTCGGTTTGCCCGGTATGGCGGTTCTTCAGTTCCTGCTTGCGGATCCGGAGTGGGACGCCGCTCGGCAGGGCACGGACACGATCTGCTACACAGGCACGCACGACAACGACACGAGCGTGGGATGGTATGAGGATTTGAGCAGAGCCGGGCGTGAGGCGGCGCAGCGCGTGAGCAACCGGCTTGCCCGGTTCGGTGATTCGATGCATGAACCACATTGGTGCATATTGCGCTGCGCACTCGATTCACCAAGTTGCCTGGCGGTGGCACCGATGCAGGACTTCCTCGGTCTGGGATCGGCCGCTAGGCTAAACTACCCCGGTCGGGCCGACGGAAATTGGCAATGGCGGCTCATGGAGGCGCAGCTGACAGACCGGTTGGGACGTCGCATTGCCGAGGAGCTGCGCCAGCGGGGGCGCGCTTGA